The Maniola hyperantus chromosome 2, iAphHyp1.2, whole genome shotgun sequence genome includes a region encoding these proteins:
- the LOC117991630 gene encoding odorant receptor 4-like isoform X2 translates to MTKEDDIPRRDKQNLNSNTIASDDSAVITKLNKAIIHYKSVSKFCGLIEEVFSVTLFVQFSMASCIICVCLFRFTLPATVQYYTFLATYMSMMIVQILMPCWFGSRIIDKSCLLSQAIYACDWTPQSRRFKSSMRLFVERANRPLSITGWKTFPLSMTTFTSIMNSAYSFLTLLRNMQSREV, encoded by the exons ATGACTAAGGAAGATGATATCCCAAGAAGAGACAAACAAAATCTGAACTCAAATACAATTGCATCAGATGATTCAGCTgttataacaaaattaaataaagctaTCATACACTACAAAAGTGTTAGCAA ATTTTGTGGCTTGATCGAAGAAGTATTCAGTGTGACATTGTTTGTACAATTCAGTATGGCATCTTGTATTATCTGCGTATGCTTGTTCCGATTTACTTTA CCGGCTACGGTGCAGTACTACACGTTTTTGGCAACTTACATGTCTATGATGATCGTACAAATATTGATGCCTTGTTGGTTTGGAAGCCGTATAATAGATAAG AGTTGCCTTTTATCTCAAGCAATCTACGCTTGCGACTGGACGCCGCAATCTCGACGTTTCAAGAGCAGTATGAGACTCTTCGTAGAAAGGGCCAATCGTCCATTGTCTATTACTGGTTGGAAAACGTTTCCGCTATCGATGACCACTTTCACTTCA ATTATGAATTC
- the LOC117991630 gene encoding odorant receptor 67a-like isoform X1 codes for MIFIKQSGCFENNLLFWKILGIYPSKVNWKFNEIYSKIFVGLFIFIYVGLFTIDFYFLAWELDLFIGETIFYFTVLSVMSKVVTYMVAKKKIAQLLEMLDSEIFQPETKKGLQIIMKAKKFNAKYWKIVAGVSYYSSLNHLLSPLIAYWFASVQLHSSLSCSYSFLDENFKEKHILAIYLYQTIGIHINMHYNVNIDTFFVGLMMFVIAQLELLEEKLITMTKEDDIPRRDKQNLNSNTIASDDSAVITKLNKAIIHYKSVSKFCGLIEEVFSVTLFVQFSMASCIICVCLFRFTLPATVQYYTFLATYMSMMIVQILMPCWFGSRIIDKSCLLSQAIYACDWTPQSRRFKSSMRLFVERANRPLSITGWKTFPLSMTTFTSIMNSAYSFLTLLRNMQSREV; via the exons ATGATATTCATAAAACAATCCGGTTGTTTTGAGAACAACTTACTATTTTGGAAAATACTTGGAATATATCCATCCAAAGTTAATTGGAAATTCAACGAAATCTATTCAAAGATATTCGTTggtttgtttatatttatatacgtCGGACTATTCACAATAGATTTTTACTTTTTGGCGTGGGAACTTGACCTCTTTATTGGAGAAACGATATTTTACTTCACAGTACTATCTGTGATGTCAAAAGTAGTGACGTACATGGTTGCAAAGAAAAAAATTGCGCAACTTTTAGAAATGCTCGACAGCGAAATTTTTCAACCTGAAACTAAAAAAGGATTGCAAATTATAATGAAAGCAAAGAAGTTTAACGCAAAGTACTGGAAGATTGTAGCCGGGGTCTCATACTACTCTAGCTTAAACCATCTTTTATCACCTCTTATCGCTTATTGGTTTGCTTCCGTTCAACTTCACTCGAGCTTGTCTTGTAGTTATTCTTTCCTAGATGAAAACTTCAAAGAAAAGCATATTCTTGCAATATATTTATATCAAACAATAGGTATACACATCAACATGCATTATAATGTCAACATCGACACCTTTTTCGTGGGTCTCATGATGTTTGTGATAGCTCAGTTGGAGTTACTTGAAGAGAAGTTAATAACTATGACTAAGGAAGATGATATCCCAAGAAGAGACAAACAAAATCTGAACTCAAATACAATTGCATCAGATGATTCAGCTgttataacaaaattaaataaagctaTCATACACTACAAAAGTGTTAGCAA ATTTTGTGGCTTGATCGAAGAAGTATTCAGTGTGACATTGTTTGTACAATTCAGTATGGCATCTTGTATTATCTGCGTATGCTTGTTCCGATTTACTTTA CCGGCTACGGTGCAGTACTACACGTTTTTGGCAACTTACATGTCTATGATGATCGTACAAATATTGATGCCTTGTTGGTTTGGAAGCCGTATAATAGATAAG AGTTGCCTTTTATCTCAAGCAATCTACGCTTGCGACTGGACGCCGCAATCTCGACGTTTCAAGAGCAGTATGAGACTCTTCGTAGAAAGGGCCAATCGTCCATTGTCTATTACTGGTTGGAAAACGTTTCCGCTATCGATGACCACTTTCACTTCA ATTATGAATTC